The Amycolatopsis sp. NBC_01480 genome segment GACTGCGAGGCGAACGCGAACTGGATCGCCGTGCCCGCCTTGGCGAAGAACTTCACCGGGCTGACCTTCGCGACGAACCGCAGCAGGATCGGGTAGACGACGAACAGGACCACCAGGCAGCCCGCGTAGACCGCGAGCGTGGCCGAGAGCAGCGGGCGGAACAGCGCGTCGCCGTAGTTCGACACCGCCGCGCCGATCAGGCCGAGGATGCCGAGCGGGGCGAGCCGGACGATCCAGCCGAGGTAGCGCTGGACGATTTCGAAGACGCTGGTGGTGAAGTCCACGAACGGCTTCGCGCGGTCACCCAGGCTGTACGCCGCGGCGCCGATCAGCACGGCGAGGAAGAGCACCTGCAGCGTGTTGCCGTCGGCGAAGGCGGAGAAGAAGTTCTTCGGCAGCAGGCCGTTCACGAACGCGTCCCACGAACCCCAGCTGCTCACGCTCTTCGTGGCCTTGTCGGCGTTTTGCGCCGTGGCGGCGACCCCGGCGCCCAGCCCGCCCGAGCCCGGGTCGAACAGCCGTCCGGCGGCGATGCCGATGAGCGAGGCGATCAGCGACGTGATGGCGAACCACAGCACCGTCTTGCCGCCGAGCCGGGCGGCCGTCCGTCCGCCGCCGAGTTTGCGCAGGCTGGTGATGCCGACGACGATCGCGGTGAAGACCAGCGGGATCACCGCGATCTGCAGCAGCGTGGTGAAGATCGTGCCGATCTGGTCCAGCAGGTCGGTCAGCCAGCCGGCGCCCGTCGTCCGCGCGAGGATGCCGACAGCGGCTCCGACGACAAGCGAGCCGAGTACCGCAGCCGCGAAGACACGCGGTCGCGTGTAGGTCCGGACGAAGGACACGAGGCCACCCCCAGGGGTCGAAAGTTCCCGTTGGGCCCGGTTTGGGCCCTCGTGAACTCTTCCTGGTCACTCGTTCGGGTGACAGTGCTCTCAGAATGTGGACGTCCGCCAGAGATCCACGACACTCACGCCGACCTCGCCCAGTAACCGGCGCACCAGCGGCAGGCTGAGGCCGATCACGCTCGACGGGTCGCCCTCGATGCCCTCGACGAACCAGCCGCCCAGTGCGTCGAGGGTGAAGGCGCCCGCGACCTGCAGTGGCTCGCCGGTGGCGATGTAGGCCTCGATCTCCTCTTCGGTCGGGCGTCCGAAGTGGACGGTCGTGCGCCGGGTGCCGGCGGCCTCCTTGACGCGCCGGCCGCCGTCGATGCGGATCAGGGCGTGCCCGGTGAGCAGCTCGCCGGACCGTCCGGCCATGTCCGCCCAGCGTCGCCGGGCGACCTCGGGCGTACCGGGCTTGCCGACCATCTCGCCGCCGATCGACAGCATCGAGTCACAGGCGACGATCACCGAGTCGGCATGGGTGCCGGCGACGGTTTCGTAGACGGCCTCGGCCTTCGCTTTGGCCAGCGCCGTGACCAGTTCGTCGGGCGCGGGATCGGTGAGCGCGGCGGCCACCGCGTCCTCGTCGACACCGGACACGACAACGCTCGGGTCGAGACCGGCGCTGCGCAGCAGCATGAGGCGGGCGGGGGACTGGGAAGCGAGAACGAGGCGCACGGCAGGAAAGTTACCGCCCACCCCCGCTGATACCGAATTGTGACCCGCGACACTCGATCGTGGAGTTAGTTTGTTGTTGCTCGCAACATATCTGTTTGAGGGCTCCCGGAGGGAAAACGATGCCACACCTCCGCACCAGACGCGTACGACCATCTTCGACGGCGTCACCGCTGACGCCGGGAAGGGCACGACGGTGACCTATGACAGTGCGGGTGACGGAATCGGCTCGTCCCACCAGGTCGCGGTCGCTGTGGTGGGCAAAGCTCCGCACACCGAAGGGCGGCGTGCCCGACCCAGCGGTGGCTGCCTCGGCGCCGAAGACTTCAGCACCTTCACGAAGCTGACGGCTGGTTGGGCTCGCTCTGGCGCTGGCGGGCTTGGCAACGCTCGGTCTCGCTTCGCTGCTCGCTCCATGGCTCTCTCCACGGCTGACGGACCTGGCTTCACGTGGTCCACGGTCGACCGGCCCGGCCGCGCCTGGCGTCGCGGCGCGGTGTTGAGGCCCGGTCGCGCTTGGCTGGGTGGCGCGGCCCAGAGACCCGGCAGCGCTCGTTCGGCTCGGGTGGTTGCGGCGTTGTGCAGTCGCTATTGACCTTTCTCCCGCGGTAAAGCGTGACGGCCCCCGGCTCTGGCTCCCGCACCAGGGTCCGGGGCCGTCACGTGTTTTGCGGGGCGAGCTGGTGGGGGCGGGTCAGGCCGCCGCGGGGGCTTCGGAACCCGTGGGGGCGGGGGATTGGGGACGGGGAGGTGTGGCGCGGCGCATGACTGCTGCCGCGGCGACGCCCAGGATTAGGACGGCGATCGGCAGGATCAGGGTCGTGCGGGCGGCGTCGGTGAGTCCATTGTGGACGGCCTCGGTGGCGAGGCGGCCGGCTTGGGCGGCGAGGTCCGCGGGCAGGCCCGGGATCGGCGCGGGGCCCGAGGACGAGCCGAACTCGCCGGTGGACGCCGCGGCGTGCGCGATGCCCTCGGCGAAAGGCGCGCGGTACGGCTCCGGGAGCTGGGCCGCGGCGGTGGTCGCCTCGTCGGCGATCGACGCGCTGATCCGGGCCTGAAGCAGCACGCCGATGGCCGCGCTGCCCAGCACGCCGCCGACCTGGCGGGCGGTGTTGAAGATGCCCGAGGCCGTGCCCGCGAGCCGGGGCTCGACCGCGCTCATCGTCAGGTTGCTCATCGGCGAGAAGATGCAGCCGATGCCGAGGCCGCACACCAGCAGCGCCGGGATCAGCGCCCACGGGCTCGTGTCCGGCCGGGCCTGCAGCGCGATGATGCCGATGCCCAGCGCGAGCAGCGAAAGCCCCGCCATCACCAGGTACTTGCCGTTGACCTTGTCCGACGCGCGTCCCACGAACGGCGCCAAGATCCCCGAAACCAGCGACATCGGCGCGGTCAGCGCGCCGGCCAGCGTCGGGCTCAGGCCGAGCACCGTCTGGATGTAGATGATCAGCGGCAGGAACATGCCGGTCATCGTGAAGCCGACGGTGGTCGCGGTCAGGGTGCCCGCGGAGAAGTTCCGGTTCGCGAACACGTTCAGCGGCACCAGCGGTTCCTTGCGGTTGAACCGTTGCCACAGCACGAACGCGATCAGCAGCAGCACCCCCGCGCCGATGATCTCGAACACGGTGATGCCCCCGAACGCGGTGCCCCAGTCGTACTGCTGGCCGTTCTGCACGCCGAAGACGACGAGGAACAGCCCGGCCGCCGAGAGCAGGATCCCGAGCACGTCGAACGAGTGCGAGTGCTTCGGCTGCCAGTCCGGCACCAGCACCAGGACCAGCACGATCGCGATGACGCCGATCGGCACGTTGACGTAGAAGATCCACTCCCAGCCGAAGTGGTCCACCAGCACGCCGCCCAGCAGCGGGCCGGCGATCGTGGCCAGGCCGGCGACGCCGCCCCACATGCCCATGGCCGGGCCGCGCTTGGCCGGCGGGAACAGGTGCGTGATGAACGCCAGGGTCTGCGGCGTCATCAGCGCCGCGCCGAGGCCCTGCACCGCGCGGGCGGTGATCAGCATTTCGACGTTGCCGGACATGGCGCACCACAGCGAGGCGCCGGTGAACACCACGAGCCCGGCGAGGAAAACCCGCTTCGGCCCGAAGCGGTCGCCGAGCCGGCTGGTGAACAGCATCGGCACCGCGTAGGTGAGCAGGTAGACGCTGATCACCCAGACGACCGCGTTCAGCCCCGAGTTGAGCTCCCGCAACATGTTGGGGATCGCGATGGACACGATGGTGGTGTCCAGCAGGATCATGAAGAAGCCGAGGCACAGTGCGCTGAGCGCGGCCCAGGGATTAGCTTGTCTTGCGTTCATGACTTTCCTTGGTGACGAGGCTGAGCGGGGTTTCGGTGTCCTGGAACCGGATGCGGCCCGAGGAGAGGTCGGCGAGCAGCTGCTCGGCCCACTCGAGCTCGAAGGCCCGCTGGGCGGCGAGGTAGCGGAAGTCGAGCCAGTAGATCTCCGGTGTGCCGTCGGTCGAGAGGCGCTTGAGGATCACCTGGTCGGCGGCGACGCCGGCCCGCAGCTTGTTGAGGCGGTGCTCCAGCTCCACCAGCGCGATGTCCGGGCCAAGGTCGTCGATCACCGCCAGCCCGCTGAGGAACTGCGGGTACTCCTGCACGACGTCGCCGAGCATCTCGCGGGCCCGCTGCTGGAAGGCGTCCTTGCCCTCGGCGGTCATCGCATACACCGTCCGCTCCGGGCGTCGCCCGTCGCGCTGGGTGTTGACGACCTCGACGAATCCGTTCTGCTGCAGGCGTTCCACGGTGTGGTAGAGCGAGCCGGCCTTGAGCTTGACCCGGTTGTCGACGTACCGCTCGCGCATCAGCTGCGCCATCTCGTACGGGTGCATCGGATTTTCGTGCAGCAGCTCCAGCACAGCGACGCCCAGCGGGGTCAGTTTCGCTGCGGCCATGCTCAGTGATCCTTTCGGGTGATCCTTGTCGGTTATTCCGTGTGGACTATACGGCTTCGGGTAACGGGGGTCCAGGGGGGTCTGCCCTGGTGAGCGCCCTGTCGCTGTCCGTGAGGCCAGCCGGTGATGATGGGATTGAGGGTACGAGGGGGGACCGACAAAAACGGATCGCCGACTAAGTGGGGCCGGGGGAGCTTCGCGGTGATCAAGGGCCGGTGTCGGTCGGGGTGGCGCAGAAAACCCCGCCGCGGCCCAGGCGGCGACGGCGGGGTTTCCCTGAACCAGCCCGGGAATCACCCCGGAACCAGCTCGTGAGGACAGTCAGTCGACGGAGCTGGTGGCCTCCGCGACCTGCCGGGTCCGGCGTCCGCGCAGGGAGTACCAGCCCGCGATGCCCGTGCCGAGCGTCAGGGCGGCGGCGCTCAGGCCCAGTGACCAATGCACGCCCACCGCTGCGCCGAGCA includes the following:
- a CDS encoding dicarboxylate/amino acid:cation symporter, with product MSFVRTYTRPRVFAAAVLGSLVVGAAVGILARTTGAGWLTDLLDQIGTIFTTLLQIAVIPLVFTAIVVGITSLRKLGGGRTAARLGGKTVLWFAITSLIASLIGIAAGRLFDPGSGGLGAGVAATAQNADKATKSVSSWGSWDAFVNGLLPKNFFSAFADGNTLQVLFLAVLIGAAAYSLGDRAKPFVDFTTSVFEIVQRYLGWIVRLAPLGILGLIGAAVSNYGDALFRPLLSATLAVYAGCLVVLFVVYPILLRFVAKVSPVKFFAKAGTAIQFAFASQSSSATLPLTRQSAVSLGVDPAYAAFATPLGSATKMDGCAAVFPAIGAIFIANLAGVQLSFGQYAGIVAVAVLGALATAGTTGWLTALTLTTAFIGLDAKQVALGIALIYSVNPIMDMMRTATNVAGQIVVPTVVARSEGLLDDEVLNAPAERPQASQPEAKVPAPA
- a CDS encoding PadR family transcriptional regulator: MAAAKLTPLGVAVLELLHENPMHPYEMAQLMRERYVDNRVKLKAGSLYHTVERLQQNGFVEVVNTQRDGRRPERTVYAMTAEGKDAFQQRAREMLGDVVQEYPQFLSGLAVIDDLGPDIALVELEHRLNKLRAGVAADQVILKRLSTDGTPEIYWLDFRYLAAQRAFELEWAEQLLADLSSGRIRFQDTETPLSLVTKESHERKTS
- a CDS encoding Maf family protein, which produces MRLVLASQSPARLMLLRSAGLDPSVVVSGVDEDAVAAALTDPAPDELVTALAKAKAEAVYETVAGTHADSVIVACDSMLSIGGEMVGKPGTPEVARRRWADMAGRSGELLTGHALIRIDGGRRVKEAAGTRRTTVHFGRPTEEEIEAYIATGEPLQVAGAFTLDALGGWFVEGIEGDPSSVIGLSLPLVRRLLGEVGVSVVDLWRTSTF
- a CDS encoding DHA2 family efflux MFS transporter permease subunit — encoded protein: MNARQANPWAALSALCLGFFMILLDTTIVSIAIPNMLRELNSGLNAVVWVISVYLLTYAVPMLFTSRLGDRFGPKRVFLAGLVVFTGASLWCAMSGNVEMLITARAVQGLGAALMTPQTLAFITHLFPPAKRGPAMGMWGGVAGLATIAGPLLGGVLVDHFGWEWIFYVNVPIGVIAIVLVLVLVPDWQPKHSHSFDVLGILLSAAGLFLVVFGVQNGQQYDWGTAFGGITVFEIIGAGVLLLIAFVLWQRFNRKEPLVPLNVFANRNFSAGTLTATTVGFTMTGMFLPLIIYIQTVLGLSPTLAGALTAPMSLVSGILAPFVGRASDKVNGKYLVMAGLSLLALGIGIIALQARPDTSPWALIPALLVCGLGIGCIFSPMSNLTMSAVEPRLAGTASGIFNTARQVGGVLGSAAIGVLLQARISASIADEATTAAAQLPEPYRAPFAEGIAHAAASTGEFGSSSGPAPIPGLPADLAAQAGRLATEAVHNGLTDAARTTLILPIAVLILGVAAAAVMRRATPPRPQSPAPTGSEAPAAA